The Acidimicrobiia bacterium genomic sequence GAGCAGGAGCTCGTCGGCGGGTTCCACACCGAGTACACCGGCATCCGCTTCGCGATCTTCTATCTCGCGGAGTTCATGAACCTCATCACGATGTCCGCGATCGCGGTGACGCTGTTCCTTGGCGGCCCGGCCGGTCCGCACATGCCGGGCCTCGCCGCGAACGGCTGGTTCAACGCGTGGGTCATGCCCATCTTCTGGTTCATGCTGAAGGTCATCGTGCTGCTCTTCTGCACGGTGTGGATCCGCGCGACCTTGCCGCGGCTCCGCTACGACCAGCTCATGGATCTCGGCTGGAAGTTCCTGATCGAGATCGCCTTCCTGTGGCTGATGGTCTCCGGCGTGATCCGCGTCGCACGCGAGGAGCACTGGAACCTCTGGATCGTCGCGCCGGTCGCGGCCGTCGCCGCGTGCCTGGTGTACGGGGTCCTGTACCTCTCGATCCCGAAGCGCGACGAGTTGGTGGAGGAAATTCGCTGATGGGGCTCGCGAAGGGGTTCGGCGTCACGCTGCGCCAGATGTTCCGCCCGCGCGTCACCGAGCGGTTCCCCGCCGAGACGCGCCCGAAGCCGTCCCGCATGCACGGCCGGCACGTCCTTAACCGCTACGAGGACGGCATGGAGAAGTGCATCGGCTGCGAGCTGTGCGCGGGGATCTGTCCGGCCAAGTGCATCTACGTCCGTGGTGCCGACAACCCGCCCGACGCGCCCGTCTCGCCGGGTGAGCGGTACGGGTTCGTCTACGAGATCAACTACCTGCGGTGCATCCACTGCGACATGTGCGTCGAGGCCTGCCCAACCGAGGCGATCACCGAGACGAAGCTGTTCGAGTTCTCGTTCACGAACCGGTCCGACGCGATCTACACGAAGAACGAGCTCCTCGTGGGCGACGACGGCCGCGCGCGCAAGCAGCCGTGGGAGCTGTGGCTCGGCGACTACGAGGCCCACACGAGCGAGTGGATGCGCGCGACCTCGCCGTCCGGCTCGGCCGTGTACGAGGGTCGCGTCTCGTGGTCGGGCGAGCTCGGCTGGGGTGTCAAGGCGCCCGAGGTCGGTCAGTCGAAGGCGCTGGACGAGCGCGCGATCGACCGGCCGCCGCCCGCGGAACCCGTCGCCGACGTCGACGAGGAGCACGGCGGCGACGTCGCACGCGACGGCGAGGTGCGGGACGCGTGATCGAGACGATCCTCTTCTTCGTCTTCGGCGCGTTCGCGCTCACGGGCGCGCTCGGTGTCGTGCTCGCCCGCAACCCGGTGCACAGCGCGCTGTTCCTCGTGCAGACCCTCGTCAGCATCGCGGTCTACTTCGTGCTCGAGGACGCGCAGCTCGTCGCGGCGGTGCAGGTGATCGTCTACGCGGGCGCGATCGTCGTGCTGTTCCTGTTCGTGATCATGTTGCTCGGTGTCGACCGCGTCGAGAACCTGCAGCACGAGCCGATCCCGTACCAGCGGCCAATCGCGATCCTGCTGTCCGTCGCGGCACTCGTGATGGTGCTGGTCCTCGCGGGCGGCACGTGGGCGACGGGCGCGCACACGTCGCGCGGCGTCCCGGTCAACGGTGGCGCGTCGAACCTCGGCGGCAACGTCAACCGCGTGGCGCGCGTCCTGTTCACCGACTTCCTCTGGCCCTTCGAGCTCACGGCCGTGCTGCTCGTCATCGCGGTCGTCGGTGGCGTCGCGCTCGCCCGCCGGAGCAGCCACCGCCCGCCGCCGATCGAGGCGCCCGCCGACGAGACCGAGGAGGTTCCGGCGCGATGACCGTGACGGGCAACTACTACCTCGTGCTCGCCGCGCTGCTCTTCACCATCGGCGCGGTCGGTCTGCTGCTGCGCCGCAACGTCCTCGTGATGTTCATGTGCATCGAGCTGATGCTGAACGCCGCCAACCTGACGTTCGTGACCTTCGCGCGGATGCTCAACGACATCGGCGGACAGGTCCTCGTCTTCTTCACGCTGGTCGTCGCAGCCGCGGAGGTCGCGGTCGGACTGGCGATCATCGTCGCGATCTTCCGGCGCCGGCAGGGCGCGACGGCCGACGACATCGATCTCCTGAAGGGCTGACCTTGCGCACGTCGACGAACGGGGGGGCCACACCGTGACCGCGCGGGATCTGCTCGACCTGGTCTGGATCATCCCGCTGCTGCCGCTCGTCGGCTCGGCGGTGCTGCTGCTGTTCGGCAAGCGCATCGGTGAGCCGCTGTCGGGCTGGATCGCGACCACGCTGTCCGGGCTCACGTTCGTCTGGTCGGGGGTCATGTTCTTCGCGCTGCGCGACATCCACCCGCGCAGCCACGTCCGCAAC encodes the following:
- the nuoI gene encoding NADH-quinone oxidoreductase subunit NuoI → MGLAKGFGVTLRQMFRPRVTERFPAETRPKPSRMHGRHVLNRYEDGMEKCIGCELCAGICPAKCIYVRGADNPPDAPVSPGERYGFVYEINYLRCIHCDMCVEACPTEAITETKLFEFSFTNRSDAIYTKNELLVGDDGRARKQPWELWLGDYEAHTSEWMRATSPSGSAVYEGRVSWSGELGWGVKAPEVGQSKALDERAIDRPPPAEPVADVDEEHGGDVARDGEVRDA
- a CDS encoding NADH-quinone oxidoreductase subunit J; translated protein: MIETILFFVFGAFALTGALGVVLARNPVHSALFLVQTLVSIAVYFVLEDAQLVAAVQVIVYAGAIVVLFLFVIMLLGVDRVENLQHEPIPYQRPIAILLSVAALVMVLVLAGGTWATGAHTSRGVPVNGGASNLGGNVNRVARVLFTDFLWPFELTAVLLVIAVVGGVALARRSSHRPPPIEAPADETEEVPAR
- the nuoK gene encoding NADH-quinone oxidoreductase subunit NuoK, with amino-acid sequence MTVTGNYYLVLAALLFTIGAVGLLLRRNVLVMFMCIELMLNAANLTFVTFARMLNDIGGQVLVFFTLVVAAAEVAVGLAIIVAIFRRRQGATADDIDLLKG